A genomic segment from Candidatus Binatia bacterium encodes:
- a CDS encoding iron ABC transporter permease, whose translation MKLAVLALLTAAAGAASLLVGGTPLSIGEIAHQLAHPGEPGVLHEIVWQLRLPRVCIGATVGASLALCGVTLQGLLRNPLVDPYLTGVSAAAAAAIALAILAGAAVSATPAVGFAAGLGAALVVAALARRGGGIDPTRLILAGVSLSTLFAAIVTLAVVRAQSNDYASTILAWLAGSMAGRGWHDLAIAAPYAAAGAVLAAASISPLNALRIGEQRARAVGVNVDRVQWVILVSSSLLAASSVVLAGLVGFIGLIVPHLARRVVGSDARVLLPASAALGATLCMLADAICRRIVAPAELPIGVLLAFIGVPAFLYIYLRPPVREAQSER comes from the coding sequence GTGAAACTCGCCGTTCTCGCGCTGCTGACCGCCGCCGCGGGCGCGGCGAGCCTGCTCGTCGGCGGCACGCCGCTCTCGATCGGCGAGATCGCGCATCAGCTCGCGCATCCCGGCGAGCCCGGCGTGCTCCACGAGATCGTCTGGCAGTTGCGGCTGCCGCGCGTCTGCATCGGCGCGACCGTCGGCGCGTCGCTCGCGCTCTGCGGCGTGACGCTGCAAGGCCTGCTGCGCAATCCGCTCGTGGATCCGTATCTCACCGGCGTCAGCGCGGCGGCGGCCGCGGCGATCGCGCTCGCGATTCTTGCGGGCGCGGCCGTTTCCGCGACGCCGGCGGTCGGCTTCGCCGCCGGACTCGGCGCCGCGCTCGTCGTCGCCGCGCTCGCGCGCCGCGGCGGCGGCATCGATCCGACGCGGCTCATCCTCGCGGGCGTCTCGCTCTCGACGCTCTTCGCGGCGATCGTGACGCTCGCGGTCGTTCGCGCGCAATCCAACGATTACGCGAGCACCATTCTCGCGTGGCTCGCCGGCTCGATGGCGGGTCGCGGCTGGCACGATCTCGCGATCGCCGCGCCGTACGCTGCCGCCGGTGCCGTGCTCGCCGCGGCATCCATCTCGCCGCTCAACGCGCTGCGCATCGGAGAGCAGCGCGCCCGCGCCGTCGGCGTCAACGTGGATCGCGTCCAATGGGTGATCCTCGTCTCGTCGTCGCTGCTCGCCGCAAGCAGCGTCGTCCTCGCGGGCCTCGTCGGCTTCATCGGGCTGATCGTGCCGCATCTCGCGCGGCGCGTCGTCGGCTCGGACGCGCGCGTTCTTCTTCCGGCGAGCGCCGCGCTCGGCGCGACGCTCTGCATGCTCGCCGACGCGATCTGCCGCCGCATCGTCGCGCCGGCCGAACTGCCGATCGGCGTGCTCCTCGCCTTCATCGGCGTGCCCGCCTTTCTCTACATCTATTTGCGCCCGCCGGTGCGAGAGGCGCAGAGCGAGCGATGA
- a CDS encoding amidohydrolase family protein codes for MSGLVLGPAFVAVGDGTSTFGRLAVEDGRIAGVLTADGPSDYPLPPGSSIAPGLIDVHTNGAGEFLFNRDQGNAVGVAGSTYARNGATGFVASVMTAPWESMLHAASELVEAANQLEEDAPSGARCLGVHFEGPFLNPKFRRIHRNEWLLPASEARAAEMVDACKGACLLVTMAPEIDGAADALRVFLENGVVCSAGHTSARYREGMLAIGLGFRSLTHAFNGMPPLDHRDPSILAAFIQDRRTLVQVICDGIHVSPVMIDILHRTLGDRVVLATDNMPAADPGYHIEGGVMRAEDGTIAGSALQIDEALRNYMSYAQIPFAQAIVAATYAPARLIRHDGEMGRIVRGARADLSFWDREYQVIGTMVGGRFVYNRIEVAA; via the coding sequence ATGTCCGGATTGGTATTGGGACCCGCTTTCGTCGCCGTCGGAGACGGCACGTCCACCTTCGGCCGGCTCGCGGTCGAAGACGGCAGAATCGCCGGCGTGCTCACCGCCGACGGTCCCTCCGATTACCCGCTGCCGCCGGGCAGCAGCATCGCGCCCGGCTTGATCGACGTCCACACGAACGGCGCCGGCGAGTTCCTCTTCAATCGCGATCAGGGCAACGCGGTCGGCGTCGCTGGTTCGACGTACGCACGCAACGGTGCGACCGGATTCGTTGCGAGCGTCATGACCGCGCCGTGGGAATCCATGCTGCACGCCGCGTCGGAGCTCGTCGAGGCCGCGAATCAGCTCGAGGAGGACGCCCCGTCGGGAGCCCGCTGTCTGGGCGTCCACTTCGAAGGTCCGTTTCTCAATCCGAAGTTCCGGCGCATCCACCGCAACGAGTGGCTGCTCCCCGCGAGCGAGGCGCGCGCGGCGGAGATGGTGGACGCGTGCAAAGGCGCGTGCCTGCTCGTGACGATGGCGCCGGAGATCGACGGCGCCGCCGACGCGCTGCGCGTCTTCCTGGAGAACGGCGTCGTCTGCTCGGCCGGCCACACGAGCGCGCGCTATCGCGAGGGAATGCTCGCGATCGGGCTCGGCTTTCGCTCGCTGACGCACGCGTTCAATGGGATGCCGCCGCTCGATCATCGCGATCCGTCGATCCTCGCCGCGTTCATCCAAGACCGGCGCACGCTCGTGCAGGTCATCTGCGACGGGATCCACGTCTCGCCGGTGATGATCGACATCCTTCACCGCACGCTCGGCGACCGCGTCGTGCTCGCCACCGATAATATGCCGGCCGCCGACCCGGGCTACCACATCGAAGGCGGCGTCATGCGCGCCGAGGACGGCACGATCGCCGGCAGCGCGCTGCAGATCGACGAAGCGCTGCGGAACTACATGTCGTACGCGCAGATACCGTTCGCGCAGGCGATCGTCGCCGCGACGTACGCGCCCGCGCGGTTGATCCGGCACGACGGCGAGATGGGGCGCATCGTGCGCGGCGCGCGCGCCGATCTCTCGTTCTGGGACAGAGAGTACCAGGTGATCGGAACGATGGTCGGCGGACGCTTCGTCTACAACCGGATCGAGGTCGCGGCCTAA
- a CDS encoding SpoIIE family protein phosphatase, translating to MKNAPLTRVTGTLLMTAFLVVTLAFAVQGTFETRAQIASTFSHQAQIQQAQIELEELLRLQIDEENSLRGYSLTRDPFYIAQYRQAAAGYDATQASITKMLSDLQLSDVVKLLDSYGKLQTQWRAEVAAPILRNPRNRLVELDKRNKLFSDYETRTVAAIRMALAGEGSALLESLQSQLDRSSYLRAFWVLGFGVLAILFNAYGSRLNRELEQERTITEILQQAFRSESVPLPHCEVGSAYVSATNHLAVGGDVFDVYRLSSTQALILIADVSGKGVDAAVLTAFIKFMIRAIALRQRDPAAILSEFNLAFSRAVGNPYLFVSMFVGVLDTSTLRLKYGSAGHDCAYLRDRGGVRQLAVTGPVLGVMEEPFSTETIDLEPGDTLVLATDGLTEVRNRAGKQLLGRGAMELIARLGPHAQQLADEVIEHVRELGGNRLRDDLAVVAIRVLDTERGRA from the coding sequence GTGAAGAACGCACCGCTCACTCGCGTCACCGGCACGCTCTTAATGACCGCGTTCCTGGTGGTGACGCTCGCTTTTGCCGTTCAGGGCACGTTCGAAACGCGCGCCCAGATCGCCAGCACGTTCTCGCACCAGGCGCAGATCCAGCAGGCGCAGATCGAACTCGAGGAACTGCTGCGGCTCCAGATTGACGAGGAGAACTCGCTGCGGGGTTACTCGCTGACGCGCGATCCGTTCTACATCGCGCAGTACCGGCAGGCCGCCGCCGGTTACGACGCCACGCAAGCATCGATCACGAAGATGTTAAGCGATCTGCAGCTTTCCGACGTCGTGAAACTACTCGACAGCTACGGGAAGCTGCAGACGCAATGGCGCGCCGAGGTCGCCGCGCCGATCCTGCGCAATCCGCGCAACCGCCTCGTCGAGCTCGACAAGCGCAACAAACTCTTCTCCGACTACGAGACGCGGACGGTCGCCGCGATTCGCATGGCGCTGGCCGGCGAGGGATCGGCGCTGCTCGAGAGCCTGCAGTCGCAGCTCGACCGTTCCTCGTATCTGCGGGCCTTCTGGGTGCTCGGCTTCGGCGTGCTCGCAATTCTGTTCAACGCATACGGCTCGCGCCTCAACCGAGAGCTCGAACAAGAGCGCACGATCACCGAGATACTGCAGCAGGCGTTCCGGAGCGAGTCGGTGCCGCTGCCGCACTGCGAGGTCGGCAGCGCGTACGTCTCGGCGACGAATCACTTGGCCGTCGGCGGCGACGTCTTCGACGTCTACCGCCTCTCGAGCACGCAAGCGCTGATCCTCATCGCCGACGTCAGCGGTAAGGGCGTGGACGCGGCGGTCCTTACCGCGTTCATCAAGTTCATGATCCGCGCGATCGCGCTGCGCCAGCGCGATCCGGCTGCGATCCTCTCGGAGTTCAACCTCGCGTTCTCGCGCGCGGTCGGGAATCCGTACCTCTTCGTCTCGATGTTCGTCGGCGTGCTCGACACCTCGACGCTTCGCCTCAAGTACGGCAGCGCCGGCCACGACTGCGCCTACCTACGAGATCGCGGCGGCGTGCGCCAACTCGCGGTCACCGGTCCCGTGCTCGGCGTGATGGAGGAGCCGTTCTCGACCGAGACGATCGACCTCGAGCCGGGCGACACGCTCGTCCTGGCGACCGACGGCCTGACCGAGGTGCGCAATCGCGCCGGGAAGCAGCTGCTCGGCCGCGGCGCGATGGAGCTGATCGCGCGGCTCGGGCCGCACGCGCAGCAACTCGCCGACGAGGTGATCGAGCACGTGCGCGAGCTCGGCGGCAACCGGCTGCGCGACGATCTCGCAGTCGTCGCGATTCGCGTGCTCGATACGGAGCGTGGCCGTGCGTAA
- a CDS encoding sulfite exporter TauE/SafE family protein: MTVHTVLFVGLFVVGLSVVVALVRAAPRHRPAWPESVPAAISVGIGFVTNFFDTLGIGSFATTTALFKFLRFVPDERIPGTLNVGHAIPTVVEAAIFIGIIAVSPKTLLLLILAAVVGAWLGAGFVARLPRRAVQIGMGVALLAAAALFIAGNLKGSHFGLSGDALALSGARLWIGVAISICLGALMTIGIGFYAPCMIMVSLLGMNPVAAFPIMMGSCAFLMPVASMRFIRYDAFSMRAALGLTIGGIPGVLIAAYVVKSLPLVAVRWLVVAVVLYAAFVMLRSAAQRAVAPEVP; encoded by the coding sequence ATGACCGTCCACACCGTGCTCTTCGTCGGACTCTTCGTCGTCGGTCTCTCGGTCGTCGTCGCGCTCGTGCGCGCGGCGCCGCGCCACCGGCCGGCGTGGCCGGAGTCCGTCCCCGCCGCGATCTCGGTGGGGATCGGCTTCGTCACGAACTTCTTCGATACACTCGGAATCGGCTCGTTCGCGACGACGACCGCGCTCTTTAAGTTTCTCCGCTTCGTTCCGGACGAGCGAATACCGGGAACGCTGAACGTCGGACACGCTATTCCTACCGTCGTCGAGGCGGCGATCTTCATCGGCATCATCGCGGTCTCGCCGAAGACGCTGCTGCTGTTAATCCTTGCCGCGGTCGTCGGCGCGTGGCTCGGCGCCGGTTTCGTCGCGCGTCTGCCGCGGCGCGCCGTGCAGATCGGCATGGGCGTCGCACTGCTCGCCGCGGCCGCGCTCTTCATCGCCGGCAACCTCAAAGGAAGTCACTTCGGGCTCAGCGGCGATGCGCTCGCGCTCTCCGGCGCGCGCCTCTGGATCGGAGTCGCGATCAGCATCTGCCTCGGGGCGCTCATGACGATCGGCATCGGCTTCTACGCGCCGTGCATGATCATGGTGAGTCTGCTCGGCATGAACCCGGTCGCAGCGTTTCCGATCATGATGGGATCGTGCGCGTTTCTCATGCCGGTCGCGAGCATGCGCTTCATTCGCTACGATGCGTTCTCGATGCGGGCCGCGCTCGGCCTGACGATCGGGGGAATTCCCGGCGTGCTGATCGCCGCGTACGTCGTGAAGTCGCTGCCGCTCGTCGCGGTGCGCTGGCTGGTGGTCGCGGTCGTGCTCTACGCGGCCTTCGTGATGCTGCGTTCGGCGGCGCAGCGAGCCGTCGCTCCCGAGGTTCCTTAG
- a CDS encoding ABC transporter ATP-binding protein encodes MIALRGLALDAGGKPLLRNVNASIESGEFVALLGRNGAGKTTLLRTIAGLHAARAGTISIDGIPAARMRPLERARRVAFVTGDEVLVDALTVAEVVAIGRFPHHRWWQWQADGDDERAVAEALGAVRLEPFAQRLFSTLSAGERQRVWIALGLAQATPILLLDEPTSHLDVRVAHEILDLLQRLARAGKAIVCALHDLNEAAAYADRIALLGDGTLLRAAPPDELLDEPTIDGAYGIGMERVRLSDGRLRVFARPTDAREASCERPSRAPSE; translated from the coding sequence ATGATCGCGCTGCGCGGCCTGGCGCTCGACGCCGGCGGCAAACCGCTGCTCCGCAACGTTAACGCGAGCATCGAGAGCGGCGAGTTCGTCGCGTTGCTCGGGCGTAACGGCGCGGGAAAGACGACGCTGCTGCGCACGATTGCGGGTCTCCACGCGGCGCGAGCCGGAACGATCTCGATCGATGGGATTCCGGCGGCGCGGATGCGCCCGCTCGAGCGCGCCCGCCGCGTCGCGTTCGTGACCGGCGACGAAGTCTTGGTGGACGCGCTGACCGTCGCCGAGGTCGTCGCGATCGGACGCTTTCCGCACCATCGCTGGTGGCAGTGGCAGGCCGACGGCGACGACGAGCGCGCGGTCGCGGAGGCGCTCGGCGCCGTGCGGCTCGAGCCGTTCGCGCAGCGCCTCTTCTCGACGCTGAGCGCCGGCGAACGCCAGCGCGTCTGGATCGCGCTCGGCCTCGCCCAAGCGACGCCGATCCTCTTGCTCGACGAGCCGACGAGCCATCTCGACGTGCGCGTCGCGCACGAGATCCTCGATCTGCTGCAACGCCTCGCGCGCGCCGGTAAGGCGATCGTCTGCGCGCTGCACGACCTCAACGAGGCGGCCGCCTACGCCGACCGCATCGCGCTGCTCGGCGACGGCACGCTGCTGCGCGCGGCGCCGCCCGACGAATTGCTCGACGAGCCCACGATCGACGGCGCCTACGGAATTGGGATGGAGCGGGTGCGTCTCTCGGACGGGCGCCTGCGAGTCTTCGCCCGCCCTACCGATGCGCGGGAGGCATCGTGCGAACGTCCGAGCCGAGCACCCAGCGAATGA
- the manB gene encoding phosphomannomutase/phosphoglucomutase (converts mannose-6-phosphate to mannose-1-phosphate; the resulting product is then converted to GDP-mannose by ManC which is then used in the synthesis of mannose-containing glycoconjugates that are important for mediating entry into host cells), which translates to MNPTIFKSYDVRGVYPSELSDDVAYGIGRCFVALLQAGGSGAAARTTVAVARDMRPSGKNLCDAFARGATESGADVVDIGMVSTDALYFAVGKYAFDGGVMITASHNPAEYNGMKFTRSQAQAISLDTGLATIRDRLVADDLPPACATAGTISERDVLDDFARHCLSFVDRAKIKPLRIAVDAGNGMAGATVPHVFKTLPCDLVPLYFELDGRFPNHPASPIEPENMIDLQAAVRKHQCDLGVAFDGDADRMFIVDEKSGLIDGSTVTALVALNTLKKHPGAKILYNLICSRSVPELIARAGGVPVRSRVGHSIIKAVMREQDIVFGGEHSGHFYFRDNWYADSGMIALLQCLELFSEAGKPVSEAIAPIDTRFRSGEINSRVADVPAKLREIEERYSDGQIDHLDGVTIGYPQWWMNVRPSNTEPLLRLNVEGDTEALMERHREEALALIRS; encoded by the coding sequence GTGAACCCCACGATTTTCAAGTCCTACGACGTCCGCGGGGTTTATCCATCCGAATTGAGCGACGATGTGGCCTATGGCATCGGGCGCTGCTTCGTGGCGCTCCTCCAGGCCGGCGGCTCGGGGGCCGCCGCGCGCACGACCGTCGCCGTCGCCCGCGACATGCGTCCGTCGGGGAAGAACCTCTGCGACGCGTTCGCTCGGGGTGCCACCGAGTCGGGGGCCGACGTCGTGGACATCGGCATGGTCTCGACCGACGCGCTCTACTTCGCGGTCGGCAAGTACGCGTTCGACGGCGGCGTGATGATCACGGCGTCTCACAACCCGGCCGAGTACAACGGCATGAAGTTCACGCGTTCGCAAGCGCAGGCGATCTCGCTCGATACGGGCCTCGCGACGATTCGCGATCGGCTCGTTGCAGACGATCTGCCGCCGGCGTGCGCGACGGCCGGCACGATCTCCGAGCGCGACGTCCTCGACGATTTCGCGCGGCACTGCCTCTCGTTCGTCGATCGCGCGAAGATCAAACCGTTGCGCATCGCGGTGGACGCCGGCAACGGCATGGCCGGCGCGACGGTGCCGCACGTCTTCAAGACCCTACCGTGCGACCTCGTGCCGCTCTACTTCGAACTCGACGGACGCTTCCCGAACCATCCGGCGAGCCCGATCGAACCGGAGAACATGATCGACCTGCAGGCGGCGGTGCGCAAGCATCAATGCGATCTCGGCGTCGCCTTCGACGGCGATGCCGACCGGATGTTCATCGTGGATGAGAAGTCGGGCCTGATCGACGGCAGCACCGTCACCGCGCTCGTCGCGCTCAACACGCTAAAGAAGCACCCCGGCGCGAAGATCCTCTACAACTTGATCTGCAGCCGCAGCGTTCCCGAGCTTATCGCCAGGGCCGGCGGCGTCCCGGTGCGTTCGAGGGTGGGGCACTCGATCATCAAGGCCGTTATGCGCGAGCAGGACATCGTCTTTGGCGGCGAGCACAGCGGCCACTTCTACTTCCGCGACAACTGGTATGCAGATTCAGGAATGATCGCCCTTCTTCAGTGCCTCGAGCTCTTCAGCGAAGCCGGCAAGCCGGTCAGCGAGGCGATCGCCCCGATCGACACGCGCTTTCGCTCGGGCGAGATCAACAGCCGGGTTGCCGACGTTCCGGCGAAGCTGCGAGAGATCGAGGAGCGTTACTCCGACGGGCAGATCGACCACCTCGACGGCGTGACGATCGGATACCCGCAGTGGTGGATGAACGTCCGCCCGTCGAACACCGAGCCGCTTCTGCGGCTCAACGTCGAAGGCGACACCGAGGCGCTGATGGAGCGGCACCGCGAGGAAGCCTTGGCGCTGATTAGGAGTTAG